ctaaaaacagtttttttgcgacgagaaatcaaaaaaaacatcaatgactcgaaaaaaaaaaaaatttgaatcagaaaattgagaaaatttatgGTATGTTGATTTTCCggaaaactatatttttgatttaaaaactgATGCGATTTCTAGAAGCTGTTAAAGAAAATACTCGGTACCACAtaaattttcatgtaatttcattatattttcaagtttttggggaaaaattgaaaatttttcaaaaaatttctgaCTTGCCCgtataaaaaatccaaaatttaagAAACTAcgtaaaatattgacaaatttttaacattaatcAATGAAGAAAAAGTTTATCTAACTGTCTGTCTATGTTTCATTACTTCAGTTACATTATCGaatgaaatatacagggtgaaacttgaaaaacaaattattgtgacaaattacaatataaaaatttccaaaatccacatttttgaaaatgaaacgctaatatatgtaaaaatccaaagaaaaatgtaagaactatcatgaaaaaaatacgacgactttttgataattatacagagtgagttataaaaaatcgaatttgaaatttcgaaaaaagcttCGTATTTCAAAaggtaaataaacaatttttttctctaattctGATGAAATATCACGAacaccaaatttttttaatatcaaaacaCCCAATAAGATGAAATACAATtgtacactctgtatataattcaaataaaaaaatacttaccgtttattttcaatttttttggcgcgaaaaatattccacaaccattttttttaacaatctcCCAACTTACGAGGGAGTTTCTCGAAATACGCGACGTCTAGACATCTACAGGGTACGttcgaaaaattcttttttcgaCATGGCATAAGAAAAAACGTCAAATCGACATTTTAAGGTACAAAAACCcgattttaatctttttaagCATATATTACAACACCATAcgtaaaataacaaaaaaatataatcggaAATGAcgcaatatttatttttttgatggtTTTAAAGGTGGATCAAGCTCGCACATCCTTCTAAGGAAAGCTGAaagacataacctcaaataagatTGTAACAAATCGGTTTAGCCGTAACCTAATTCGCTAAActtgtaatttatataatttttataacgcGTACGTGTTTTTTTAGTGATTTAAGGtggtttaaataaaaaaaagtcacTTTAAAATATACGGTTCAAAAATCGGccacatttttttttggatattggTCTGCGCGATATCCTAAAGTGTTTAAAAGTTACTGGGTATCAGATCTGTAAAATACGGTGGATGACAAAGATTTTTAGCCGTTACAAAAACTGAATTATCGATCGGaacgttaaaaaatttttagatataattCAAGCAAGTAGTAACGTGTCGAACGCGTTCTCCAAATCCTTATTCGGAAATTTCgctattttatatcaataaattgaacaaaaaaatgtgtagtAATCCCACTTACGTGTGTAAGGAATTTCGCCttcatcattttcttcatcCAAACAGGTATCGAATAATTCGTCCACTTCTGCTTCAGTTAATTTCTCCCCTAAAAATTCAGGATTCGGTTTGTTTATGGTGCCTCGTAATTTGGAATTAATGGTATTTGTCTATGCGATATTCACTTACACACCTAAAGTTAATAATGAATGATTCAATTCTCCCGCCAGCATGTATCCGTTTTCGTTTTTGTCGTATAGTTTCAAACATTCGACGAAATCCTCGTAACAACCGAAATCTTTGACTTCTTTCTTGAGTTCTTTGTAGAGATTCAAAAGTTCTTCTACGGTGAAAACTTTTTCTCCtataaatattaacgaaaatcACCCGAAATCCATTTTGCGGATAATTAGACTTTGGAttcggaaaaaatttttgactcgctcgtataaaaaattcaatatttccgaaattttatacgattttga
The sequence above is drawn from the Diorhabda carinulata isolate Delta chromosome 6, icDioCari1.1, whole genome shotgun sequence genome and encodes:
- the LOC130895578 gene encoding myosin light chain alkali-like isoform X1, producing MSHEILYNCQISAAEFIVEVFGEEDKKLDGTLLGKFMFCMNINPSQERLKTAGLTTKKGEKVFTVEELLNLYKELKKEVKDFGCYEDFVECLKLYDKNENGYMLAGELNHSLLTLGEKLTEAEVDELFDTCLDEENDEGEIPYTPFLRRMCELDPPLKPSKK
- the LOC130895578 gene encoding myosin light chain alkali-like isoform X2 → MGDLKPQEIETAEFIVEVFGEEDKKLDGTLLGKFMFCMNINPSQERLKTAGLTTKKGEKVFTVEELLNLYKELKKEVKDFGCYEDFVECLKLYDKNENGYMLAGELNHSLLTLGEKLTEAEVDELFDTCLDEENDEGEIPYTPFLRRMCELDPPLKPSKK